The following are from one region of the Camarhynchus parvulus chromosome 3, STF_HiC, whole genome shotgun sequence genome:
- the GCLC gene encoding glutamate--cysteine ligase catalytic subunit translates to MGLLSQGSPLSWEETRRYAEHVRRHGILQFLHIYRALRDRHKDVLKWGDEVEYMLVKFDHENKKVRLLLCGEEVLQTLQDKGEKVNPNHPTLWRPEYGSYMIEGTPGQPYGGTMSEFNTVQDNMRKRRQEAASVLKENEAVCTVTSFPRLGCPGFTLPDYMPTPVEGGASKSLFFPDEAINKHPRFSTLTRNIRHRRGEKVVINVPIFKDKNTPSPFIETFPNDDGEAAKAAKPDYIYMDAMGFGMGNCCLQVTFQACSISEARYLYDQLATICPIVMALSAASPFYRGYVSDIDCRWGVISASVDDRTREERGLEPLKNNHYRISKSRYDSIDSYLSECGEKYNDIDLTIDKDIYEHLIKEGIDHLLAQHIAHLFIRDPLTLFEEKIHLDDANESDHFENIQSTNWQTMRFKPPPPNSDIGWRVEFRPMEVQLTDFENSAYVVFVVLLTRVILSYKLDFLIPLSKVDENMKVAQKRDAVRQGMFYFRKDICKGGNAVLDGCGSAQNGTGTDAEEYTLMSIDTIINGKEGVFPGLIPILNSYLENMEVDVDTRCSILNYLKLIKKRASGELMTVARWMREFIAQHPDYKQDSVITDEMNYSLMWRCNQIAQGQAECPELLGVGFNKKQSGNKTDSL, encoded by the exons GTGGAATATATGTTGGTAAAATTTGACCATGAAAATAAGAAAGTGCGTTTGTTACTCTGTGGTGAAGAAGTTCTTCAAACACTGCAAGACAAGGGGGAGAAGGTGAACCCCAA TCACCCAACACTCTGGAGACCAGAATATGGAAGTTACATGATTGAAGGAACACCTGGACAGCCATATGGGGGAACCATGTCTGAATTCAACACTGTGCAAGACAACATGAGGAAAAGACGGCAAGAGGCTGCTTCTGTACTCAAAGAAAATGAGGCTGTTTGCACAGTGACATCATTTCCAAG GTTAGGCTGTCCTGGGTTTACACTGCCGGATTATATGCCAACACCAGTAGAAGGAGGAGCTTCAAAATCGCTCTTTTTTCCAGATGAAGCCATCAATAAACATCCTAGATTTAG TACACTGACCAGAAACATTCGACACCGAAGAGGAGAGAAGGTTGTGATAAATGTACCAA TATTTAAAGATAAGAACACGCCATCACCTTTCATTGAAACATTTCCTAATGATGATGGagaagcagcaaaggcagctaAGCCAGACTACATATATATGGATGCTATGGGTTTTGGAATGGGAAACTGCTGCCTCCAG GTAACATTTCAGGcttgcagcatttctgaagCAAGGTATCTCTATGATCAGCTAGCTACAATTTGTCCCATTGTG ATGGCGCTGAGTGCTGCGTCTCCATTCTACAGAGGCTACGTGTCTGACATTGACTGTCGCTGGGGAGTGATCTCTGCCTCCGTGGATGACCGAACGCGCGAGGAGCGGGGGCTGGAG CCACTGAAGAACAACCATTATAGAATCAGTAAATCCAGATATGATTCCATAGACAGTTATCTATCTGAATGTGGTGAGAAATACAATGACATTGATTTGACAATAGACAAAGATATCTACGAGCACCTAATAAAGGAAG gTATTGACCACCTTTTGGCACAGCATATTGCACACTTGTTCATTCGAGACCCATTGACTTTGTTTGAGGAGAAAATACATCTAGATGATGCAAATGAATCCGACCATTTTGAG AATATTCAGTCTACAAACTGGCAGACAATGAGGTTTAAGCCACCACCTCCAAATTCAGATATTGGATGGAGAGTGGAATTCAGACCTATGGAG GTCCAGTTAACAGACTTTGAAAACTCGGCTTATGTTGTGTTTGTGGTATTGCTAACCAGAGTGATTCTGTCATATAAACTGGATTTTCTCATTCCTTTGTCCAAG GTGGATGAAAACATGAAGGTGGCCCAGAAAAGAGATGCTGTACGACAGGGAATGTTTTACTTCAGAAAAGATATATGCAAAG GTGGAAATGCTGTTTTGGATGgatgtggctctgcacagaatGGGACAGGCACCGACGCAGAAGAGTACACCTTAATGAGCATTGACACAATTATCAATGGGAAG GAAGGAGTCTTTCCAGGGTTGATCCCAATTTTGAATTCCTATCTTGAAAACATGGAAGTGGATGTGGATACAAGATGCAGCATCCTAAACTACCTGAAGCTAATAAAAAAGAGAGCCTCTG GAGAGTTAATGACAGTGGCTCGATGGATGAGGGAATTCATCGCGCAGCATCCGGACTACAAGCAAGACAGTGTGATAACTGATGAGATGAATTACAGCCTTATGTGGAGATGCAACCAGATTGCTCAAGGCCAGGCAGAGTGTCCTGAACTACTGGGGGTAGGATTTAATAAGAAACAGAGTGGAAATAAAACTGACTCTTTgtaa